TTGCCGATAACTGGTCATATCTTAAAGCAGAATTAGCTTGGCTTGATCGAGTATTGATGCGATCGCTAGCTAAACAGCGTCAAACTAATCAAGAAGTTGATCGCGTAGCAAAATCAGCCGTTGATCGCTCCACTAGTCATTGGTGGAAGGGATTCATTGCGATTGATCCATCTAAGGGTGGCAGTCTCGCCCCCAAACAGTTACCTCAGGCTATACATCCTCTTGGGCGTTATGGCGATCGCCTTGCTGCGAGTCGTGAAAATAATATTCGTCTAGCAATTCCAACTTTATGCGATCGCCTAGAGCTAGGTCAATTCGAGCGAGATTTACTGATTCTCTGCCTTGCCCCTGAAATTAGCCGCCGTTATGAAAAACTCTACGCTTTTCTCAATAACGATGAAAGTAATTGTAAACAACCTACGGTTGATTTGGCTCTGCGTCTCTTTTGTCGCTCCGATGGGGAATGGCGCAAAGCTCGCAATACGATCTCGGCAACATCGCCATTGATCAAACGCAAAATTATTCAGCTTTATTTGCCTGAAAATAGCACAGCGCGATCGCTTCTTGCTAAAGCGATGCTACTTAGTGAGAAAGCAGCTACTTATCTGCTCAGTGAAGACTTGCCCATTGAATCAGTTATTCCTAAACCTAGAACCAGCAAAACAAAAAGAAAAGGATAGGCGGCGCAATGCGCCGCCTATCCTTTTCTTTTTGGAACTATCGAAAAAATTAATCAGCGATCGCCGTCAGGATATTTCTAAGAAATACGCAATAGCTCAACATCAAAAATCAATGTCGCATTAGGAGGAATCACCCCACCTGCTCCACGAGCGCCATAACCGAGATCAGGAGGAATAATCAAGGTGTAGCGATCGCCAACACGCATAATCGATAAACCTTCATCCCAGCCCTTGATCACTTGACCAACGCCAAGCTTGAACGAAAAAGGACTATTGCGATCGCGAGAGCTATCGAACTTAGTTCCATCTTCGAGCGTACCTATGTAATGAACGATGACAGTATCGCCCTTCTTAGGAGTTGCACCTGTACCAGCCGTGATCACTTTATATTTGAGACCAGTGCCAGTTTCTTTGATTTCAGAATCACTCATACTAATTAAAGGTGCTGCTGCTATTTTTACTTCTGTTTGATTTGGTACACCTGTTGATGGCGCACCAGTGCTAGCAACTGCTGGCTGTCCGCCTGTAATTTGGGCAACTACAATGACTAGTACAGCAACTGCCATAATGCCAAAGCTAATCAAAATTCCTTTCAAGGCTATATTCTCCAATCAATTACGTGATGACTTAGCTTTTGGAATCTTATACCAATTAATACCAAATCACAAAATGGCTACACTTGCGGGAATTGGTATAAGTAAAGTGCGGCTACACTTCATTTACGCAAAAAACAAAAAAAAGAGTTCGCTGAGCGAACTCTTTTTTTGTTTAACATGCCAGGAACGAGATTTGAACTCGTGACACGTGGATTTTCAGTCCACTGCTCTACCAACTGAGCTATCCCGGCGCTGTGCGTTTTTTTGCGCTTTACTAAGATAACACTGAATGGGATTTTCGATCAATAGAATTTTAAAAAATTTCCAGAAATTATAGCCATGTAAGTTTTGCTTAGGACATAAAATCCGAAAGATAAGTGGCGGCGCGAAGCGCCGCCACTTATCTTTCGGATTTTATGTCCTAGATATCTCTTGCGTCTCCATACAAGTAATCCAACGTGAGTTCGACAAAAGTGGAACGCTGAGATTGGGGCTTGGAGACCAAGCCCCTACATTTACACATATGTAGGGGCTTGGTCTCCAAGCCCTCTTTCTAACTTAACACCAGTTCGACAAAAGCGAAAAATGGTAAGAATCGCTAAACGATTCTTACCATTTTTCGCCATTTGCTGCGTGCGAAGCACGACGCAAATGGCAATATCGAACTCACGTCACGTTAATCCAAATTTCTGGACAATTAACCAAAAAAACTTTGTGAAAGTGTTGCAAATTAACACTTTCACAAAGTTTTTTGGTTTAGCTTGAGCGCAATACGCTGTAAAGGTTCACCTATAAACCTGTAACTAGCCAGAAAACTGATCGCAAACCATCTCGCAAAGCTTTAGTAGGATTCTCCGATTTGATGCTAGAAGGAATGGTCACAGGATGCATTTCAATACCACGACTGCCTAAAACGATTTTGCCAATAACGAGAGCGCGAGGCATATGAAAATCGGAAGTCAGCACATATACATCTGTAATTTTACGTTGCTGAAGCTCTGTCACCATAATCGTAAAATTAGTGACTGTATCAACAGCACGATAGTCTAAATGAATTCGCTCGCGCTCAACGCCTGCACGGTCAAACACATATTCAGCATATTCCTCTGGACTGCCTGACGAAACAAAAATTGGCAACCGTGGATGTTGTAAAGCAAACTGAGCAGCAAACTGTTCACGGGTGGGAGAGCCGCCCAAGACTAAGATCGCCTGTGGCTCTCTAGGCGAAGGACTGCTACTGATTGGTGGAAAGCATGGTACACCAAAAATCATACATCCAGAGCCAATTAACCCAGATAAAGCTGTCATAGTACTTCTGCTAGGGAATGGGTTAATCATCATTACTAATGCGTTGCGAATCAGCAAAATATTATCTGCATGATGGAACAATATGCAACAAGTTTTTGTTAACAGTCTCACTCTTTGGGTGAGACTGTTAATAGACTTAATAGACTATAAATCTATTTCGCGTCGCCCCTCGATCGCTTTGGCGAGTGTTACCTCATCTGCATATTCTAAATCACCACCCATCGGAATACCAAAGGCAATTCGCGTAACTTTTGTAAATGGTTTTAATAATCCGCCGACATATAGAGTGGTAGTCTCCCCTTCAACACTAGGTGCGATCGCCATAATTACCTCTAAGACTTTGTTGCCACTGACCCGCCTCACTAGGCTTTGGATATTTAGTTGATCAGGGCTAATGCCATCCATGGGCGAAATCAGACCACCAAGGACATGATATTTACCGCGATATTCACGAGTTTTTTCAAGGGCTATCAAATCGCGAGAGTCAGCAACTACACAGATTACAGAATTATCGCGACTAGGATGGGCGCAAATTTCACAAATTGGCTCTGCCGAAAGATGCCCACATATAGTGCAAAGCCCCACCTGTTGTTTTGCCTGAATTAATGCTTGAGCAAGGGCTTCAACCTCTTCAGTCGGACGTTTGAGAATATGCAGTGATAGGCGTTGAGCAGTTTTTGCCCCCACCCCAGGTAGGCGCTGCAATTGTTCAATCAGATTAGCTAGAGGTCGAGTATACAAAACAGCGAAGACATGAAGTAACGTTAACGATTTTAACGTTACTTCATGCCTTCATTAAAAAAAGTAAAGGAGGAGCAAAGCTTCTCCTTTACTTTTTTATTCAGAGACAAGGGGCTTAAGCCCCTTGTCTCACCTAGGGCTTTGCAATGCCCCTATTGGTTGGTTTTAGCGAAGCGATTTTGCAAATCGTAGGCTTCTCGTTCCATTAGATTATCTTCGTATTTTTGTTTGCCGCGCTTATATTCCACAAAATATTGATAGCCAAATTGATCTAACCCTCCATTTTGAAAACATTGGCGCACATGCACCATTTCGTGAGCTAAAACTGATAACTGCTTGATATCTTCGGGCTTGTAAGCATCGCGGAGATAAATGCGATCGCAATAGGTTTGGGCGATCGTCTCGACTTGACCTAAATGCACAGCCACATTACCAAATACCCAACGATCCATCATTTGCGAGTTGTAAATGACATGCACACGATCAATATAGTCGATGAAATATCTTCTTAGATAACGCTTTTGGACATTATCTAAAGCCTGTCCTTCGCCATTTTTAGAGCGCATGGTTTTTGCGGCTGCTTGATAGGCGATCGAGCCTGCTTGCCCCCAAGCTTCCTCAGCAAGGCTAGATTTTGTTTCTGAGTCAGCAAAAAAACTCGCGTCTGACATCCCTATGGTTGCGACTAAAGCGAGAGTCAGCAAAATTAAAAAAAATATTCTCCGAATGCTATTCATGATGCTTTACAGAGCTTTTAAGCGCAACTAGAGAGCCTTGCTTGTGATGAAACTTAGTTAAGCTAGTTGTTGTTTTGGTTTAATTCGTTAGCAACAATCACTACAGTAATGTTATCGCGACCACCGCGCAACTTGGCCGACTCAATTAGGGATTGAGCCGCTTGCTGACAGTTACGAATGCCCTTGAGATGATGGGTAATCCGATCATCGCTTAATTCTTCAGTCAAACCATCACTACAGATCAAGAAGCGATCGCCCGGTTGCCATTCGATTTCACGCGCCGTAATTGATTTAACATCTTCCCGCCCTAGGCATTGCAATAACATATGTCGCCAAGGATGGCTTTTAGCTTCTTCGGGGTTAACTACACCAGTTTGAATAGCCCTGGCAATCCATGTGTGATCATCGCTGATCTGTTCTAGTTTACTGCCGCGCAAACGATACAACCGCGAATCACCAATATGGCAGAACCACGGCTGTTCATCTCTAAATAGCAAAACCACAATCGTTGTTCCCATATCCGATCGCACAGGATTAGCCGCTTGATCATTAATGATTGCTTGGTTAGCTTTGTCGATCGCATCTTGCATGAGCTTCTGAGGAGTTGCCTCGACATCCCACAGTGCTTCTAAACATGAACGAATGGAATCGACGGCAATCTGACTTGCCACCTCGCCACCTGCATGTCC
This genomic stretch from Pseudanabaena galeata CCNP1313 harbors:
- a CDS encoding FKBP-type peptidyl-prolyl cis-trans isomerase, producing the protein MKGILISFGIMAVAVLVIVVAQITGGQPAVASTGAPSTGVPNQTEVKIAAAPLISMSDSEIKETGTGLKYKVITAGTGATPKKGDTVIVHYIGTLEDGTKFDSSRDRNSPFSFKLGVGQVIKGWDEGLSIMRVGDRYTLIIPPDLGYGARGAGGVIPPNATLIFDVELLRIS
- a CDS encoding YdcF family protein; translated protein: MTALSGLIGSGCMIFGVPCFPPISSSPSPREPQAILVLGGSPTREQFAAQFALQHPRLPIFVSSGSPEEYAEYVFDRAGVERERIHLDYRAVDTVTNFTIMVTELQQRKITDVYVLTSDFHMPRALVIGKIVLGSRGIEMHPVTIPSSIKSENPTKALRDGLRSVFWLVTGL
- the recR gene encoding recombination mediator RecR; amino-acid sequence: MYTRPLANLIEQLQRLPGVGAKTAQRLSLHILKRPTEEVEALAQALIQAKQQVGLCTICGHLSAEPICEICAHPSRDNSVICVVADSRDLIALEKTREYRGKYHVLGGLISPMDGISPDQLNIQSLVRRVSGNKVLEVIMAIAPSVEGETTTLYVGGLLKPFTKVTRIAFGIPMGGDLEYADEVTLAKAIEGRREIDL
- a CDS encoding eCIS core domain-containing protein codes for the protein MNSIRRIFFLILLTLALVATIGMSDASFFADSETKSSLAEEAWGQAGSIAYQAAAKTMRSKNGEGQALDNVQKRYLRRYFIDYIDRVHVIYNSQMMDRWVFGNVAVHLGQVETIAQTYCDRIYLRDAYKPEDIKQLSVLAHEMVHVRQCFQNGGLDQFGYQYFVEYKRGKQKYEDNLMEREAYDLQNRFAKTNQ
- a CDS encoding Stp1/IreP family PP2C-type Ser/Thr phosphatase, whose amino-acid sequence is MKRLFAGATDTGCVRSANQDSYYIDPEGRFFVVADGMGGHAGGEVASQIAVDSIRSCLEALWDVEATPQKLMQDAIDKANQAIINDQAANPVRSDMGTTIVVLLFRDEQPWFCHIGDSRLYRLRGSKLEQISDDHTWIARAIQTGVVNPEEAKSHPWRHMLLQCLGREDVKSITAREIEWQPGDRFLICSDGLTEELSDDRITHHLKGIRNCQQAAQSLIESAKLRGGRDNITVVIVANELNQNNN